A window from Rhodospirillaceae bacterium encodes these proteins:
- a CDS encoding alpha/beta hydrolase, which translates to MPYANSDGVKLYYEESGSGTAILFIHEFAGDYRSWEPQMRHFSSRYRCICYSARGYPPSDIPPEPECYKQDIQADDAAQXLDHLGIEKAHIVGLSMGGFATLHFGLRHPQRALSLSVTGCGYGADKNNRDKFIADAEEVALEYDRNGSQAVADFYAESSTRVXFQNKNPRGWAEFKRQLSEHSAAGAANTMRGYQKTRPSLYDIQDELKELLVPTLIVTGDEDEPCLEPSLYLKRTIPSAGLSILPRSGHTINLEEPDIFNGIIGNFLSTVDGGRWSLRDPRSLGSAMLGSKE; encoded by the coding sequence ATGCCATACGCCAACTCTGACGGAGTCAAACTCTACTACGAGGAATCGGGAAGCGGGACAGCTATTTTGTTTATTCACGAATTTGCTGGCGACTATCGAAGTTGGGAGCCACAAATGCGCCACTTCTCTTCTCGATATCGTTGTATATGCTATAGCGCAAGGGGTTACCCTCCATCAGACATACCACCTGAGCCTGAATGCTACAAACAAGATATCCAAGCTGACGATGCCGCCCAGNTTCTGGATCACCTCGGCATTGAAAAAGCCCATATAGTCGGCCTCTCAATGGGTGGATTTGCGACGCTCCACTTTGGCTTACGGCACCCTCAGAGAGCATTAAGCTTATCGGTCACTGGCTGTGGTTACGGAGCAGACAAGAATAATAGGGATAAATTTATAGCGGATGCGGAAGAAGTAGCCCTCGAGTATGATCGCAATGGCTCCCAAGCAGTAGCGGATTTTTACGCAGAGAGCAGCACCAGAGTGCANTTCCAAAACAAAAATCCCCGTGGTTGGGCAGAATTCAAAAGGCAATTATCAGAGCACTCCGCCGCGGGGGCAGCTAATACCATGCGAGGATATCAAAAAACCAGGCCTTCACTTTACGATATACAAGATGAGCTAAAGGAACTTTTAGTGCCAACCTTGATAGTTACGGGCGATGAGGACGAGCCATGCTTAGAACCATCACTCTATCTAAAACGCACAATACCAAGTGCGGGCCTCAGCATTCTTCCAAGGAGCGGCCACACAATTAATCTAGAAGAGCCCGATATTTTTAATGGGATAATAGGGAATTTTCTATCCACCGTGGATGGGGGCCGTTGGTCGCTAAGAGACCCTCGGTCATTAGGGTCGGCCATGTTAGGAAGCAAGGAATAG
- a CDS encoding ABC transporter → MAEKLIQRKKAFGAVAVSLALLLLLAVNISSNTALRGLRVDLTDDKLFTLSSGTKSLLNSLEEPVRLRLYLTQSLANQYQPIQDYSRRVRDLLAEYVADSGGKVTLEVVNPEPFSDAEDEAVAYGLRGVPVDAAGDKLYFGLVGTNTVDDKSVIEFFSQERDAFLEYDLTRLVYEISTESKPVVGVISSLNMFGGTGDPQRGEPAQLPPWTIITQLQQMFDIRLVGLDEINNELDMLLVVHPRDLSPMGRYSIDQYVLGGGRALIFVDPLSEEGARNPDPENPLNPQGSNLPDLLAAWGVEMDAGMIVADGAAAQRVQTTSNGRSIVIPYLPWLAFEEVNFNQDEIATSQLGRVTVRSAGHLKKLQDVEVDFIPLIQTSTSTMLLERFKVQFGGDPKRLLDDFVPEGNSHTVAVRITGEVQTAFPGGPPSEESEQMVEAVPPSHLVKSKGPINIAIIADSDILVDSSWVQSQQFLDQVLAIPMADNGALIANLIELFGGGPELIGLRTRGTGQRPFVIVDQLQRKAEIKFRETERGLQQRMEETERKLSEMRRSDTDSLELLTVEQSVAIEAFKVDLLTIRKELRDVRHELRKDIEGLGTLLKVLNIGGIPVLVGIVALLVFLVRRRRRLRSLGVH, encoded by the coding sequence ATGGCCGAAAAATTGATTCAAAGAAAGAAGGCGTTCGGAGCCGTTGCTGTTTCCCTTGCGCTTCTTCTTCTCTTGGCGGTGAATATTTCTAGTAATACCGCGCTTAGGGGGTTGAGAGTAGATCTGACGGACGACAAGTTGTTCACTCTATCTTCAGGGACAAAGAGTCTATTGAATAGTTTGGAAGAGCCGGTTCGACTCCGTTTGTATCTTACACAAAGTCTAGCTAACCAATATCAACCTATTCAGGACTATTCGAGGAGAGTAAGGGATTTATTGGCAGAGTATGTGGCTGATTCTGGTGGGAAGGTAACATTGGAAGTAGTCAATCCTGAGCCATTCTCAGATGCAGAGGATGAAGCTGTAGCATATGGCTTACGAGGGGTGCCCGTCGACGCCGCTGGCGATAAGTTGTATTTTGGGTTAGTTGGCACCAATACAGTTGATGATAAATCTGTGATCGAATTCTTCTCTCAAGAACGCGACGCATTTTTAGAATATGATTTGACACGTCTGGTTTACGAAATTTCAACGGAGAGCAAGCCTGTAGTTGGAGTTATCTCGTCTCTAAATATGTTTGGGGGGACGGGAGATCCACAGCGTGGTGAACCTGCTCAGTTGCCTCCCTGGACTATAATCACCCAGCTGCAACAGATGTTTGATATACGTCTGGTAGGGCTAGATGAGATTAATAATGAGTTGGACATGCTTTTGGTTGTGCACCCAAGAGACTTGTCACCCATGGGTCGTTATTCGATCGATCAATATGTGCTTGGTGGGGGCCGAGCTCTGATTTTTGTGGATCCATTATCTGAAGAGGGAGCGAGAAATCCCGACCCAGAAAATCCCTTGAACCCGCAAGGCTCTAACTTGCCTGACTTGCTGGCTGCTTGGGGTGTGGAAATGGATGCAGGAATGATTGTGGCGGACGGCGCTGCGGCTCAGAGAGTCCAAACAACTTCCAATGGGAGGTCCATCGTTATTCCTTATTTACCTTGGCTTGCCTTTGAAGAAGTAAATTTTAATCAAGACGAAATAGCAACAAGCCAATTGGGCCGTGTTACTGTGAGGAGCGCGGGTCATCTGAAAAAACTGCAAGACGTTGAGGTGGACTTTATTCCCCTGATTCAAACTTCGACTAGCACGATGTTGTTGGAACGTTTTAAGGTTCAGTTTGGAGGGGATCCTAAAAGGTTGCTTGATGATTTTGTCCCAGAGGGTAATAGTCATACGGTGGCTGTCCGCATCACTGGTGAAGTCCAAACGGCGTTTCCAGGAGGGCCGCCCTCTGAAGAGAGTGAGCAAATGGTCGAGGCCGTGCCTCCGTCTCATCTTGTAAAATCAAAAGGCCCAATAAATATCGCAATAATTGCGGATAGCGATATTTTAGTAGATAGTTCGTGGGTTCAGAGCCAGCAATTCCTAGACCAAGTGCTTGCGATTCCTATGGCAGATAACGGTGCCTTGATCGCCAACCTGATAGAGTTGTTTGGTGGTGGTCCGGAGTTAATTGGTTTGAGGACCAGAGGCACTGGGCAGAGGCCATTTGTGATTGTGGACCAACTTCAGAGGAAGGCGGAAATAAAATTTCGGGAGACAGAACGAGGTCTTCAGCAGAGAATGGAAGAGACCGAACGCAAACTTAGTGAAATGAGAAGGTCGGACACTGATTCTCTAGAGCTTTTAACTGTGGAGCAGTCGGTAGCTATCGAGGCATTTAAGGTTGATTTGCTAACGATACGGAAGGAGCTACGGGATGTGCGTCATGAATTACGGAAGGATATTGAGGGACTTGGTACGTTATTAAAAGTTCTCAATATTGGTGGAATACCGGTACTTGTCGGTATCGTAGCTTTATTGGTGTTTTTAGTGCGACGTCGTCGTCGGCTCCGTAGTCTCGGTGTACACTAA
- a CDS encoding ABC transporter permease, translating to MDQTISIFKREFSGYFLTPIAYVFIVIFLFMNGVFTFFMGDLYARGQADLEPFFTWHPWLYLFLIPALSMRLWAEERRSGTVELLMTLPVTVWQAVLAKYLAAWAFTGIALLLTFPVWVTVNYLGDPDNGVVIAAYLGSFLMAGAYLAIGSCISSLTKNQVIAFVITAVVCFLFTVTGLPMITNLFAGWAPQLIVEAVTSLSFVSNFQDLSRGAVDLRNLVYFVSLIVFWLFLNTIVLSNRDXA from the coding sequence ATGGATCAAACAATCAGCATTTTTAAGCGTGAGTTTTCGGGGTACTTTTTAACGCCGATAGCGTATGTCTTTATCGTAATTTTCCTTTTCATGAATGGCGTGTTCACTTTTTTTATGGGCGACCTCTATGCGAGAGGACAAGCAGATCTGGAGCCTTTTTTTACATGGCACCCTTGGCTCTATTTGTTTCTTATACCAGCGCTTTCAATGAGACTNTGGGCGGAGGAACGTCGCTCAGGCACAGTCGAGCTTTTAATGACACTTCCAGTCACAGTGTGGCAGGCGGTTTTAGCAAAATACTTGGCTGCGTGGGCATTTACAGGGATAGCTCTGCTGTTGACCTTCCCTGTATGGGTTACCGTAAATTATCTTGGGGATCCAGATAATGGNGTGGTNATTGCTGCTTATCTGGGAAGTTTCTTGATGGCTGGAGCTTATTTGGCTATTGGGAGTTGTATTTCTTCCTTAACAAAAAACCAAGTAATAGCATTCGTTATTACGGCTGTAGTATGCTTCTTATTTACGGTTACGGGCCTGCCAATGATTACCAATCTCTTTGCAGGTTGGGCGCCCCAACTAATAGTGGAAGCAGTCACTTCTTTGAGTTTCGTATCCAACTTTCAGGACCTATCTCGGGGTGCAGTGGACCTCCGAAATCTAGTGTATTTTGTATCGTTGATAGTGTTCTGGCTTTTCTTAAACACGATAGTCCTTAGTAATCGTGACNGGGCATAG
- a CDS encoding phenylacetic acid catabolic family protein: protein MHNELQVKTVEAFQEMPLEYREAVKKIVISHAVNELYGAQVFDEPAIGLAPDPYSKWLTCRVAMEEYGHHVRFRDLGAKLNIPLANMTPENKKPLSIFEFPLTTWPEFCVIKLLADLGXILQVEDLLQCSFYPLQQLARITMPEERFHADFGKSYCTELCKHAEQKEEVQEAINRYFPMLPAFFGRSGSQNNSIFRKWGIKQRKNEEMREDYLSQANQVVTDLGLQLPATQT, encoded by the coding sequence ATGCATAATGAACTACAAGTCAAAACTGTAGAGGCATTCCAGGAAATGCCTTTGGAGTATAGGGAAGCAGTAAAAAAAATTGTGATCAGCCACGCTGTTAATGAACTCTACGGCGCACAAGTATTTGACGAACCAGCCATAGGCTTAGCACCAGATCCATATTCCAAATGGCTGACCTGCCGCGTCGCCATGGAGGAGTACGGCCACCACGTCCGATTCAGAGATCTGGGTGCAAAACTTAATATTCCATTGGCAAACATGACCCCAGAGAATAAAAAACCTTTGTCGATTTTTGAATTTCCATTAACAACATGGCCAGAGTTCTGCGTCATAAAATTGCTTGCCGATTTAGGGGANATTCTTCAAGTCGAGGACCTATTGCAGTGCAGTTTCTATCCCCTTCAACAACTTGCCCGCATCACTATGCCTGAAGAACGATTCCATGCTGATTTTGGGAAGTCATATTGCACCGAACTTTGCAAACACGCTGAACAAAAGGAAGAAGTACAGGAGGCAATAAATCGCTATTTCCCAATGCTCCCAGCATTTTTTGGCCGCTCTGGATCGCAAAATAATAGTATATTCAGAAAATGGGGCATCAAGCAGAGAAAGAACGAGGAGATGAGGGAAGATTACTTATCGCAAGCCAACCAGGTAGTTACTGATTTGGGACTCCAGCTCCCTGCAACGCAAACATAA
- a CDS encoding ABC transporter ATP-binding protein, whose amino-acid sequence MIEVESLSKRFGLIQAVDSVSFNVQRGEVLGFLGPNGAGKSTTMRMITGFLSPTSGTVQLCGHDVSENGLWARKNLGYLPEGAPLYGDMNPLEFLRFTTSVRGVEKESASKSISRMVDQLGLGPVLGQPIDTLSKGFKRRVGLAQAVLHDPDVLILDEPTDGLDPNQKREVRRLIRDMARAKAIIISTHLLEEVDAVCTRAMLINKGKIVVDCTPDDLAARSRYRNAITLRASIETGDDLRITLKSMPGVSSVEVFSGDDGQDRWIVFPEKGRLMVSEVTRHLQDKGWGIDELRVDSGRLDDVFRDLTIGGDR is encoded by the coding sequence TTGATAGAGGTGGAATCCTTGTCGAAGCGATTTGGTTTGATCCAAGCTGTTGACTCGGTTTCCTTCAATGTACAACGGGGCGAGGTTCTCGGGTTTCTGGGCCCTAATGGTGCGGGTAAGTCTACAACCATGCGAATGATTACAGGTTTTCTTTCGCCAACTTCAGGAACAGTTCAGTTGTGTGGACACGATGTTTCTGAGAACGGGCTATGGGCGCGCAAGAATTTGGGATATTTGCCAGAGGGTGCGCCATTATACGGAGATATGAATCCGTTAGAGTTTCTCCGTTTTACTACTAGCGTTCGTGGAGTAGAGAAGGAGAGCGCTAGTAAAAGTATTTCCAGGATGGTTGACCAACTTGGTTTGGGGCCCGTGCTGGGGCAACCCATAGATACATTATCAAAAGGATTTAAGAGGCGAGTTGGTTTGGCACAGGCTGTGCTGCACGATCCCGATGTCCTCATTTTGGATGAACCCACTGATGGATTAGACCCTAATCAGAAGAGAGAGGTTAGAAGGTTGATAAGGGATATGGCGCGTGCCAAGGCTATAATCATATCTACGCATCTCCTCGAGGAGGTAGACGCTGTTTGTACGCGAGCCATGTTAATTAACAAGGGAAAAATAGTGGTTGATTGTACGCCCGACGATTTGGCGGCTCGGTCACGATACCGGAACGCTATAACTCTTCGAGCATCAATAGAGACTGGGGACGATCTTCGCATTACGTTAAAAAGTATGCCTGGGGTTTCATCCGTTGAAGTCTTCAGTGGGGATGATGGGCAGGACCGCTGGATTGTCTTTCCTGAAAAAGGAAGGCTTATGGTTAGTGAGGTGACGCGGCATCTTCAAGACAAGGGGTGGGGCATAGATGAGCTGCGTGTAGATAGTGGTCGCTTAGATGATGTGTTTCGTGATTTAACGATTGGAGGAGACCGCTAG